In Melioribacteraceae bacterium 4301-Me, a genomic segment contains:
- a CDS encoding tetratricopeptide repeat protein, with translation MKGTIKIFVIFSYLILSFLSNNLIVAQNNVSNQQLMADFSLFYEYQKNKDYASAIPYGWKVINTDPTNFVKYKLFPKMEEALWYIHDSTKIDEAAKKKIADTLLYLYDKAIKYDSVSAGYYLAKKAFVMGNWENENPAKVIATYEEAIKKDSTLPSFYKDQLGLLYAKNATDENDYKLKALELYSKLSELEPNNELWVQRIEGLAENIEQLVDITKKAWDLDKNNLEKAWKYASICLQAKELNKALEPLEFLVSKAPKVINYWKQLANTYDKLDMNDKALQAYKTLIELQPDNRDNYVNIALVYKKIDQLAVARTYLQKAMNISPDWDYPYVIEAQLYEQAARACDFDFMAKCVYLLAVNTYKKAASLNGPFASQAAERVKALANSIPTKEDYFFRQLKSGDTIKIEGPCYSWIQRSVIVP, from the coding sequence TTGAAAGGAACAATTAAAATTTTTGTGATTTTTTCTTACCTAATATTATCATTTTTGTCAAACAATTTAATTGTTGCTCAAAACAATGTAAGCAATCAACAATTAATGGCTGACTTTAGTTTATTTTATGAATATCAAAAAAACAAAGATTATGCTAGTGCTATTCCTTACGGGTGGAAAGTAATTAATACAGACCCGACAAATTTTGTGAAATATAAATTATTCCCTAAAATGGAAGAGGCACTTTGGTATATTCATGATAGTACTAAAATTGATGAGGCAGCCAAAAAGAAAATAGCAGATACTTTACTTTATTTGTATGATAAGGCGATAAAATATGATTCTGTAAGTGCAGGATATTATCTTGCTAAGAAAGCTTTTGTAATGGGGAATTGGGAAAATGAAAATCCTGCTAAGGTAATAGCTACTTACGAGGAGGCAATTAAAAAAGATTCGACATTACCTTCATTTTATAAAGACCAGCTTGGATTACTTTATGCTAAAAATGCTACTGACGAAAACGATTATAAATTGAAAGCATTAGAATTGTATTCTAAACTCTCCGAACTTGAGCCTAATAATGAATTGTGGGTACAAAGAATTGAAGGCCTCGCCGAAAATATTGAGCAGTTAGTTGATATTACCAAGAAGGCATGGGATTTAGATAAAAATAATTTAGAAAAAGCCTGGAAATACGCATCAATTTGTTTGCAGGCAAAGGAACTTAATAAAGCCTTAGAACCACTTGAGTTCTTAGTGTCTAAAGCTCCTAAAGTAATTAATTATTGGAAACAGCTTGCTAATACTTACGATAAACTGGATATGAATGATAAAGCTTTGCAAGCTTATAAAACCTTAATAGAACTCCAGCCGGATAATCGAGATAACTATGTTAATATAGCTCTTGTATATAAGAAAATAGACCAGCTTGCGGTTGCTAGAACTTACTTGCAAAAAGCAATGAATATTAGTCCAGACTGGGATTACCCTTACGTAATTGAAGCACAGCTATACGAACAGGCAGCAAGAGCATGTGATTTCGATTTTATGGCAAAATGTGTTTATTTATTAGCTGTTAATACTTACAAAAAAGCAGCCAGTTTAAATGGACCGTTTGCTTCGCAAGCAGCTGAAAGA
- a CDS encoding DNRLRE domain-containing protein has translation MIKSFLAIFIIIVIGIAFFACSDNPTSIGSNLLPNEDNVTFQVLDSNKDSLVQQSSFYKDSLNLAGSSVVLLGKTDYAESRLLAKYFPTLPDSLKSYYKANQIRVKEAWLKLKPLYRLGSKSSNFNFFVYQIRQNWGLGFNEDSLATFQHDNSNAASNLVITDTTLRINLGTNLIDEWIQYLDSTISTVNYGLYFVPTPDTKQILGFQGASPNPDTTEPTIYFVLEKPNEWLDTLYILPSQNKHVVLSNMPYSNDEIYLQAGYGLRGRLFFDLSKLKKGAVINKAVLELTMDESKSMLSTIFNDSVVAAVRYADSLKTKLTSDSLFPINLKRSGNIYSGDVTFFIQSWLNNGNNFGLRLTMGDELGSASRLVIYGSNYAETNKRPRLIITYSQKN, from the coding sequence TTGATAAAAAGTTTTCTTGCGATTTTTATTATAATTGTGATAGGGATTGCATTCTTTGCCTGCAGTGATAATCCAACTTCCATAGGAAGTAACCTACTGCCTAACGAAGATAATGTTACTTTTCAAGTGTTAGATTCAAACAAAGATTCATTAGTTCAGCAGTCTTCATTTTACAAAGATTCACTAAATCTTGCAGGTTCAAGTGTAGTTTTGCTTGGTAAGACTGACTATGCTGAGTCAAGACTCTTGGCAAAATATTTCCCAACATTGCCAGATTCATTGAAAAGCTATTACAAGGCAAATCAAATTAGAGTAAAAGAGGCATGGCTTAAGTTAAAGCCTCTTTACAGACTTGGCAGTAAAAGCTCTAACTTTAATTTTTTTGTTTATCAAATAAGACAAAATTGGGGCTTAGGATTTAATGAGGATAGCTTAGCTACATTTCAGCATGATAATTCAAATGCTGCCTCTAATTTAGTTATAACCGATACTACTTTACGCATTAATTTAGGAACAAATTTAATAGATGAATGGATTCAGTACCTTGATTCTACAATAAGTACTGTTAATTATGGATTGTATTTTGTGCCAACGCCAGACACGAAACAAATTTTAGGGTTTCAAGGCGCTTCTCCAAATCCAGATACAACTGAACCAACTATTTATTTTGTTCTTGAAAAACCAAATGAATGGCTTGATACACTTTACATCTTGCCATCTCAAAATAAACATGTTGTTTTAAGTAATATGCCATACAGTAACGACGAAATTTATTTGCAGGCTGGCTATGGCTTAAGAGGGCGATTATTTTTTGATTTATCTAAGCTAAAAAAAGGCGCGGTAATTAATAAAGCAGTTTTGGAATTAACAATGGATGAATCTAAATCAATGTTAAGCACTATTTTTAATGATTCGGTTGTCGCAGCTGTTAGATATGCCGATAGCCTAAAAACAAAATTGACAAGCGATAGTCTTTTCCCAATTAACCTTAAGCGAAGTGGTAATATTTATTCGGGCGATGTTACTTTTTTTATTCAAAGCTGGCTTAATAATGGAAACAATTTTGGACTGAGATTGACTATGGGTGATGAATTAGGCTCAGCCTCACGACTTGTAATTTACGGGAGTAACTATGCTGAAACAAATAAAAGACCGCGACTTATAATTACTTATTCACAAAAAAACTAG
- a CDS encoding D-glycero-alpha-D-manno-heptose-1,7-bisphosphate 7-phosphatase gives MSSHAVFLDRDGTINFDTGYISNPRQVVLMPYVGECLFKLREIYKFKLIVISNQSGIARGLLTHKDVKRVNNKINQLLKKFNTSIDAFYYCPFHPDYSSQSESLCRKPSPKMIFDASAEHNIDLSKSYLVGDKATDIEAGLNAKLKTILIKTDFYEEEISILLNQGKTPNFVADNFYNATDYIISDFSGGN, from the coding sequence ATGAGTTCACATGCTGTTTTTTTAGATAGAGATGGTACAATAAATTTTGATACAGGCTATATATCCAACCCACGTCAAGTTGTGCTGATGCCTTACGTTGGTGAATGTCTTTTTAAGCTGAGAGAAATTTACAAGTTCAAGTTGATTGTGATATCTAATCAATCGGGTATTGCTAGGGGATTGTTAACCCACAAAGACGTAAAAAGAGTTAACAATAAAATAAATCAATTATTGAAAAAGTTTAACACTAGTATCGATGCTTTTTATTATTGCCCATTTCATCCAGATTATAGTAGTCAATCTGAATCACTTTGCAGAAAACCTTCTCCCAAAATGATCTTTGATGCCTCTGCAGAACATAATATTGACTTAAGTAAGTCATATTTAGTAGGTGATAAAGCAACTGATATTGAAGCGGGATTGAATGCAAAGTTAAAAACAATCTTAATTAAAACTGATTTTTATGAAGAGGAAATTTCTATCTTGCTTAATCAAGGAAAAACTCCCAATTTTGTAGCTGATAATTTTTATAATGCTACTGACTATATAATTTCTGACTTTTCCGGAGGAAATTAA
- the glgA gene encoding glycogen synthase GlgA, with amino-acid sequence MPSGKKLKILFVTSEVVPFIKTGGLADVSSALPQKLQELGHHVRIVVPKYGAIDERKHKIHEVVRLKDITTKIGEKEVVFSLRSSFLIGPKTRVQIYFLDNHEYFGSRHSLYADPLSGEDFPDNDERFILLAKSVFELIQKLGWTPDLIHCNDWQCGLVPAYLKTKFKDHPLFTSIKTLFTIHNLSFQGIFPHSTFAKTGLPEEVDNEEGIIHKGKVNFLKAGLVYSDIINTVSETYAKELYTDKDIAKDLLPVLSKRKECIYGIINGIDDTIWHPEVDSLIKKKYSVKNIDDKFENKKALAENFGFEADESVPIIGMISRLLPDKGLDLVQKAFNELMKLNIHLVLLGTGDKQFQKFFQSASHKFPQKFSCYLGFDDELAHLIEAGSDMFLMPSKHEPCGLNQMYSLVYGTVPIVRATGGLADTVQPFDPKTETGNGFVFYKYNASEMLTEIKKAIKIFSNDKDTWRKIMKNGMKSNFSWMNSAKKYVDLYKKLTD; translated from the coding sequence ATGCCCTCAGGAAAAAAACTTAAAATCCTTTTTGTTACTTCAGAAGTCGTACCGTTTATTAAGACAGGTGGACTGGCAGATGTTTCTTCTGCTTTACCGCAAAAATTACAGGAATTGGGTCATCATGTTAGAATTGTTGTTCCAAAATACGGCGCAATTGATGAAAGAAAACATAAGATTCATGAAGTAGTTCGATTGAAAGATATCACTACAAAAATTGGTGAAAAAGAAGTAGTTTTTTCCCTTAGGTCATCGTTTTTAATTGGTCCCAAAACCCGCGTACAAATTTATTTTTTAGACAATCATGAATATTTTGGGAGCAGGCATAGTCTTTATGCTGATCCTTTAAGCGGCGAGGACTTTCCTGATAATGATGAACGATTTATTTTGTTAGCAAAGTCCGTCTTCGAGTTAATTCAGAAATTAGGCTGGACGCCAGATTTAATTCATTGTAATGATTGGCAGTGCGGCTTAGTACCTGCTTACCTTAAAACAAAATTTAAAGACCATCCTTTGTTTACTTCTATTAAAACACTTTTTACTATCCATAATTTATCATTCCAAGGAATTTTTCCTCATTCTACTTTTGCTAAAACTGGTTTACCGGAAGAAGTGGATAATGAGGAGGGAATTATTCATAAAGGAAAAGTGAATTTTCTTAAAGCAGGGTTAGTATATTCTGATATTATTAATACAGTAAGCGAAACTTATGCAAAAGAGTTATATACTGATAAAGATATTGCTAAGGATTTGTTGCCTGTTCTTTCTAAGCGGAAAGAGTGTATATATGGAATTATAAATGGAATTGATGATACAATATGGCATCCTGAGGTTGATTCGTTGATTAAGAAAAAGTATTCTGTTAAGAATATTGATGATAAGTTCGAAAATAAAAAAGCTTTAGCAGAAAATTTTGGTTTTGAAGCGGACGAGTCTGTACCTATCATAGGGATGATTTCACGATTGTTGCCTGATAAGGGATTAGACCTTGTTCAAAAAGCATTCAACGAACTGATGAAATTAAACATACATTTAGTTCTATTAGGTACTGGTGATAAACAATTTCAAAAATTTTTTCAATCTGCTTCACATAAATTTCCTCAAAAATTTTCTTGTTATCTTGGCTTTGATGATGAACTTGCACATTTAATCGAGGCCGGTTCAGATATGTTCCTTATGCCTTCTAAACATGAACCATGCGGATTAAATCAAATGTACAGCTTAGTTTATGGTACCGTTCCAATTGTAAGAGCAACTGGCGGTTTAGCTGATACTGTTCAGCCGTTCGATCCTAAAACTGAAACCGGCAACGGTTTTGTATTCTATAAGTATAATGCCTCTGAAATGCTAACTGAAATTAAAAAAGCAATAAAGATTTTTAGTAACGATAAAGATACTTGGCGAAAAATTATGAAGAACGGCATGAAATCAAATTTTTCTTGGATGAATTCTGCTAAAAAATACGTAGATTTGTATAAAAAGCTTACCGACTAA
- the hutI gene encoding imidazolonepropionase, whose product MKKILLNPSQIVTVNTNGKNLKRGEELADIEVLTEHSIVTEDEIIKDIIPNSKVNKYKFDLIIDVKNKTILPGLVECHTHTAFIGSRANEFILRTQGLQYEQIANQGGGILSTVKSVRNASYDDLIAAIKPKINNFIQQGITTLEIKSGYGLSYYDEIKLLQVINHFRKTEAIDIVPTFLGAHTFPLEYKNEQEKYIELINKQILPFISKNKLAEFCDAFCEKTAFNPKQISSIFNKALEFGLKLKLHTDQFHSIGGINLTSDYKITSVDHLEAVTEEGINKISKSDTAVVLLPGVSFFLDYEYAPARKLIDSNAIIALSTDYNPGSSNIQNLSLIFDLALIKMKMKPEEIISAYTINAAKALDRNKIIGSIEIGKQADFSVFDVENYNEIFYNIGQNTCNMTIKKGNIIYKKNEKVL is encoded by the coding sequence ATGAAAAAAATTCTTTTAAATCCATCTCAAATAGTAACTGTTAATACTAATGGTAAAAATTTGAAAAGAGGTGAAGAACTTGCCGATATTGAAGTGCTTACCGAACATTCAATTGTAACCGAAGACGAAATAATTAAAGATATAATTCCAAATTCAAAGGTAAACAAGTACAAATTTGATTTAATAATAGATGTAAAAAACAAGACGATTTTGCCTGGATTGGTCGAATGCCACACACACACTGCATTTATTGGCTCAAGAGCAAATGAGTTTATTCTGCGAACGCAGGGATTGCAATACGAGCAAATTGCAAATCAAGGCGGTGGAATACTATCGACAGTTAAATCAGTACGTAATGCTTCTTACGATGATTTAATAGCAGCTATTAAACCAAAAATAAATAATTTCATTCAACAAGGTATAACAACGTTAGAAATAAAAAGTGGCTACGGTTTAAGTTATTATGATGAAATCAAGCTGCTACAAGTAATAAACCATTTTAGAAAGACAGAAGCAATTGATATAGTGCCAACCTTTCTTGGTGCACACACATTTCCATTAGAGTATAAGAATGAACAAGAAAAATATATCGAACTAATAAATAAACAGATATTGCCATTTATATCTAAAAATAAATTAGCTGAATTTTGTGATGCTTTTTGCGAGAAGACAGCTTTCAATCCTAAGCAAATAAGTTCTATATTTAATAAAGCCTTAGAGTTTGGCTTAAAACTAAAATTACATACTGACCAATTTCACTCTATCGGCGGAATAAATTTAACATCTGATTATAAAATAACCTCCGTGGATCACCTCGAAGCAGTTACTGAAGAAGGAATTAATAAAATATCTAAGTCAGACACTGCAGTTGTTCTTCTGCCTGGGGTTTCTTTTTTCTTAGACTATGAATACGCTCCGGCAAGAAAACTAATAGATTCAAATGCTATAATTGCTCTCTCTACTGATTATAACCCCGGCAGCTCCAACATTCAAAATCTTAGTTTAATTTTTGATCTTGCATTAATAAAAATGAAAATGAAACCAGAAGAAATCATTTCTGCTTATACGATTAATGCAGCAAAAGCCTTAGATAGAAATAAAATAATCGGCAGCATAGAAATAGGCAAACAAGCTGATTTTTCTGTATTCGATGTTGAGAATTACAACGAAATTTTTTATAACATTGGACAAAATACATGCAACATGACAATTAAAAAAGGAAATATTATTTATAAAAAAAATGAGAAGGTTTTATGA
- the ftcD gene encoding glutamate formimidoyltransferase, translating into MKIIECVPNFSEGKNLDTFNKIREAINSTKDVKLLSLEPDADYNRVVVTFAGNESGVLNGAINACKAAASCIDMRKHKGEHPRIGAIDVVPFIPVANTSTEECVKISEEFGKIISKELNVPVYLYEDAAKKPERKTLANIRKGEYEGLKEKLKDPNWYPDFGEPVFNEKLGAIVTGSRFFLIAYNVNIDSTDVQYAKRIAEILRESGYPKRDESGNVMKINGQTIRVPGKLKAVQGMGVTLEKFNITQVSMNLKNYTVTPLHVAYEEVKKEADKLGVKVKGSEIVGLVPLQAILQAGRFYTNCKEENENLLINAAIENLGLNSLHEFKPEEKIIEYMI; encoded by the coding sequence ATGAAAATCATCGAATGTGTACCTAACTTTAGCGAAGGTAAAAATTTAGATACCTTCAATAAAATTAGAGAAGCAATTAATTCTACAAAAGATGTCAAATTACTGAGTCTTGAACCAGATGCAGATTATAATAGAGTTGTAGTTACTTTTGCGGGAAATGAAAGTGGAGTGCTTAATGGTGCTATAAACGCATGCAAAGCAGCAGCATCATGCATAGACATGAGAAAGCACAAAGGTGAACACCCTCGAATTGGTGCAATTGATGTGGTACCTTTCATTCCAGTTGCTAATACTTCCACAGAAGAGTGTGTAAAAATATCCGAAGAATTTGGGAAAATCATTTCAAAAGAACTTAATGTGCCAGTATATTTATATGAAGATGCAGCAAAAAAACCTGAACGCAAAACTTTAGCAAATATCCGTAAAGGTGAATATGAAGGACTAAAAGAAAAACTAAAAGATCCAAACTGGTATCCTGACTTCGGTGAACCTGTATTTAATGAAAAACTAGGTGCTATTGTGACTGGTTCAAGGTTCTTTTTAATTGCATACAACGTTAATATTGATTCTACAGATGTTCAATATGCAAAAAGAATAGCAGAAATATTAAGAGAAAGCGGTTACCCCAAAAGAGATGAAAGTGGCAATGTTATGAAGATTAATGGACAAACCATAAGGGTGCCTGGCAAACTTAAAGCTGTACAAGGAATGGGAGTAACTCTGGAAAAATTTAATATTACTCAAGTATCTATGAACTTAAAAAATTATACTGTTACACCTCTACATGTTGCTTATGAGGAAGTAAAAAAAGAAGCCGATAAGTTAGGCGTGAAAGTAAAAGGAAGTGAAATAGTAGGATTAGTGCCTTTACAAGCTATCCTTCAAGCCGGCAGATTTTATACTAATTGTAAAGAAGAAAATGAAAATCTATTAATAAATGCTGCAATAGAAAACTTGGGTTTAAACAGCCTTCATGAGTTCAAACCCGAAGAAAAAATTATAGAATATATGATTTAG
- a CDS encoding cyclodeaminase/cyclohydrolase family protein: MNHMKTIDDYLKELSSSSPTPGGGNVSAFCGALASSLALMVCNLTIGKKKYAEVENTMQELKLKFETYQKKFIELSEKDNEAFNSVMEAYKLPKDTDEQKETRSKKIEEATFNSAEIPSEVIKTCYEMMPLIKDISEKGNVNSISDAGVAALLISLAAEGAYLNVLINCNALTNQTLANELRKQVGILLQEVTSNARLINQTIISKLSSKAN; the protein is encoded by the coding sequence ATGAATCACATGAAAACAATTGATGATTATCTGAAAGAACTGTCGTCCAGCTCACCAACGCCAGGGGGTGGAAATGTATCCGCTTTCTGCGGCGCATTAGCTTCAAGTCTTGCACTAATGGTTTGCAACCTAACAATAGGCAAAAAAAAATATGCCGAAGTTGAAAATACAATGCAAGAATTAAAACTAAAATTTGAGACCTACCAAAAAAAGTTTATAGAACTATCCGAAAAGGATAATGAAGCTTTCAACTCTGTAATGGAAGCATACAAACTACCAAAAGATACTGATGAGCAAAAAGAAACTCGGTCAAAAAAAATTGAAGAGGCAACTTTTAATTCTGCAGAAATTCCTTCTGAGGTAATTAAAACTTGCTATGAAATGATGCCTCTTATTAAAGATATATCAGAAAAAGGAAATGTAAATTCTATTTCTGACGCTGGTGTTGCTGCATTATTGATTTCTTTAGCTGCAGAAGGTGCTTATTTAAATGTTTTAATTAACTGCAATGCACTTACAAATCAAACCTTAGCAAATGAATTAAGAAAACAAGTTGGCATCCTTTTACAAGAAGTTACTTCAAATGCTCGTTTAATAAATCAAACAATTATTTCTAAATTAAGCTCAAAAGCTAATTAG
- a CDS encoding exo-beta-N-acetylmuramidase NamZ domain-containing protein, whose translation MKRLVLYLFFVPLLFLNGKVLLGIDVLQKSNFSLLKGKRVGLITNQTGYNSKLKSTIEIFTSQKEFKLVALFSPEHGIDGIFSAGQPYNNHIDKKTGLMVYSLYGNFKKPEKYMLKGIDVLVYDIQDTGIRAYTYITTLGLCMEAAAENNIEFVVLDRPNPLGGVRVEGNIVEDNFISFVSPYKIPYVYGLTCGELARLINDEGMLSSKVKCKLTVVPMRGWQRKMQFNDTGLIWLPTSTHVPYPFTPYYQVATGIVGELQTMSIGIGNTLPFQTFGATWINGDSLATAMNKLGLPGLLFTPISYIPYYGTFKDSVISGVLIHITDINRVNLMKIQFYLLEIIHKMYPAKDIFKQAKDSRIKMFDNVLGTDKLRKIFTNRWRTSDISSLLIQDIENFKKLSKKYYLYE comes from the coding sequence ATGAAAAGATTAGTGTTGTACTTGTTTTTTGTCCCATTACTTTTTTTAAATGGCAAAGTACTATTAGGAATTGATGTACTGCAAAAAAGTAATTTCTCCTTATTGAAAGGTAAACGGGTAGGCTTAATTACAAATCAAACAGGTTATAACAGCAAATTAAAATCTACTATTGAAATTTTTACATCCCAAAAAGAATTTAAGTTAGTAGCCCTTTTTTCCCCTGAGCATGGGATTGATGGTATATTTTCTGCCGGACAACCATATAATAATCATATTGATAAAAAAACAGGCTTAATGGTTTATTCATTATACGGTAATTTTAAAAAACCAGAAAAATATATGCTGAAAGGAATAGATGTACTTGTCTACGATATCCAAGATACAGGCATAAGAGCATACACTTACATCACTACACTTGGCTTGTGCATGGAAGCCGCTGCAGAAAATAATATTGAATTTGTTGTATTAGATCGACCTAATCCACTTGGCGGTGTAAGGGTGGAAGGAAACATTGTTGAAGATAATTTTATTTCTTTTGTCTCACCTTATAAAATTCCTTATGTATACGGATTAACATGTGGAGAATTGGCTAGATTGATTAATGATGAGGGAATGTTATCAAGTAAAGTTAAATGTAAATTAACAGTAGTACCCATGCGAGGATGGCAAAGGAAAATGCAGTTTAACGATACAGGCTTAATTTGGCTGCCAACTTCTACTCATGTGCCCTATCCATTTACCCCATATTATCAAGTTGCAACTGGAATTGTTGGCGAGTTACAAACAATGTCGATAGGTATTGGAAATACACTGCCATTTCAAACTTTTGGAGCTACTTGGATTAACGGAGATTCTTTAGCAACAGCTATGAATAAACTTGGCTTGCCGGGATTACTATTCACGCCAATTTCTTATATCCCATATTATGGTACCTTTAAAGACTCAGTTATTTCTGGTGTATTGATTCATATCACTGATATAAATCGCGTAAACTTGATGAAAATACAATTTTATTTATTGGAAATTATACATAAAATGTACCCTGCTAAAGATATTTTTAAGCAAGCTAAAGATTCAAGAATAAAAATGTTCGATAATGTGTTAGGTACTGATAAGTTAAGGAAAATATTTACTAATAGATGGCGTACATCTGATATAAGCTCACTTCTTATACAAGATATAGAAAATTTTAAAAAGCTTTCAAAAAAATATTACCTATACGAATGA
- a CDS encoding Ig-like domain-containing protein — protein sequence MAKAANFKIIFAIICSIVMLKCANQLPPGGGPIDKTPPKIIEIFPADGTINYHENYFEITFSEYVDKRSVIESIFISPSVEGQKEYDWSGRTLRVSFRDSLKKNTTYTITIGTDVKDINNGNKMAEAVTFAFSTGDKIYNGTISGKVYGNNISGTMIFAYKILKDSSVNPLVQKPDFISQVGNNGFYKLVGISDGVYRVFAILDKYRDLKYNPQDDMFGCYSSDILLNEKDNQKTGIDFQLSMTDTTLPKITFARMTDKNHILVEFNKSIDSVNTRASNFYLFDSTINLKIIPKYFFKGQARKNQYSIAFENDFSENDRVFLFSRNIPDLQNNHSKLDSLQVYVVTKPDTMPVRLIKKEGIPIKEKLSFTKPIVNLVFNDAIDSASFLKALSFFGSKNESYPIKINRIDDANFLIEIDKKLKPNTNYQLKVDMSELTDISGNKLDTVITLNFVTDSELDYSAVTGSIKNLSVGVDAYAVLDNTGSEGIKYKSKVQANGAFEFNKILPGKYLLWYFIDKNNNGKYDNGKVYPFEPSEKFSYYADTLNVRARWPIGDVVIQ from the coding sequence ATGGCGAAAGCTGCAAACTTCAAAATAATTTTTGCAATTATCTGCTCTATTGTTATGCTTAAATGTGCTAATCAATTGCCGCCAGGCGGAGGACCAATTGACAAAACCCCTCCTAAAATAATAGAAATTTTCCCTGCAGACGGCACTATAAATTATCATGAAAATTACTTCGAAATTACTTTTTCTGAATATGTAGACAAAAGATCTGTGATAGAATCTATTTTTATTTCACCTTCAGTTGAAGGACAAAAAGAATATGATTGGAGCGGCAGAACTTTAAGAGTAAGTTTCCGAGATTCACTAAAGAAAAATACTACTTACACCATAACAATTGGTACTGATGTAAAAGATATTAATAATGGAAATAAAATGGCAGAAGCTGTAACATTTGCATTTTCGACTGGCGATAAAATCTATAACGGCACTATTTCTGGTAAAGTCTATGGCAACAATATTTCGGGAACTATGATTTTTGCATACAAAATATTGAAAGATTCATCTGTAAATCCTTTAGTGCAAAAACCAGATTTTATTTCGCAAGTTGGAAATAACGGCTTCTATAAATTGGTAGGAATTTCCGACGGTGTTTATCGTGTTTTTGCAATTTTGGATAAATACCGCGACTTAAAATATAACCCGCAAGATGATATGTTCGGATGTTACTCCTCAGATATTCTCCTAAATGAAAAAGACAATCAAAAAACAGGGATTGATTTTCAACTTTCTATGACTGATACCACATTGCCAAAAATTACTTTTGCAAGAATGACCGACAAAAATCATATCCTCGTTGAATTTAATAAAAGTATTGATAGCGTTAATACACGTGCAAGTAATTTTTATTTGTTCGACTCAACAATTAATTTAAAAATTATACCTAAATATTTTTTTAAGGGACAAGCCAGAAAAAATCAATACTCAATTGCTTTCGAAAATGATTTTAGTGAGAATGATAGGGTGTTTTTGTTCTCGAGAAATATACCTGACCTACAAAATAATCATTCTAAATTAGATTCCCTGCAAGTTTATGTTGTAACAAAACCGGATACAATGCCTGTAAGATTAATCAAAAAGGAAGGAATACCAATTAAAGAAAAACTATCTTTTACCAAACCAATTGTAAATTTGGTGTTTAACGATGCAATAGATTCCGCCAGCTTCTTAAAGGCGCTTTCATTTTTTGGCTCTAAAAATGAAAGTTACCCAATTAAAATAAACCGAATAGATGACGCTAATTTTCTAATTGAAATCGACAAAAAATTAAAACCAAATACTAATTATCAATTGAAAGTTGACATGAGTGAGTTGACCGATATTTCCGGTAATAAGCTTGATACTGTTATTACATTGAATTTTGTTACTGATAGTGAATTAGACTATTCAGCTGTAACTGGTTCGATAAAAAATTTATCAGTTGGAGTTGATGCTTATGCAGTACTGGATAATACTGGCAGCGAAGGAATTAAATATAAAAGTAAGGTGCAGGCAAACGGAGCGTTTGAATTTAATAAGATTTTACCCGGTAAATATTTATTATGGTATTTTATTGATAAAAATAATAATGGGAAATACGATAATGGAAAAGTTTATCCATTTGAACCATCAGAAAAATTTAGCTACTATGCTGATACGTTAAACGTACGAGCACGGTGGCCAATTGGTGATGTGGTGATACAGTAA